The following are encoded together in the Monodelphis domestica isolate mMonDom1 chromosome 5, mMonDom1.pri, whole genome shotgun sequence genome:
- the LOC103094817 gene encoding ER membrane protein complex subunit 8-like — MPGVKLTTQAYCKMVLHGAKYPHCAVNGLLVAEKQKPRKEQPSHGGLSSHQTLFVDCIPLFHGTLALAPMLEVALTLIDSWCKDNSYVIAGYYQANEHINDASPNQVAEKVASRIAEGFSDTALIMIDNTKFTMECIEPTIHVYEHHENKWRCRDPHYDYCEDWPEAQRISASLLDSRSYETLVDFDNHLDDIRNDWTNPEINKAVLHLY; from the coding sequence ATGCCCGGCGTGAAGCTGACCACCCAGGCCTACTGCAAGATGGTGCTGCACGGGGCCAAATACCCCCATTGCGCCGTCAACGGACTTCTTGTAGCCGAGAAGCAGAAGCCCCGCAAAGAGCAGCCGTCGCATGGCGGCCTGAGCTCTCACCAGACCCTCTTCGTGGACTGTATCCCCCTCTTCCATGGCACCCTGGCCCTGGCCCCCATGCTGGAAGTGGCCCTAACCTTGATTGATTCATGGTGCAAAGATAATAGCTATGTGATTGCTGGTTATTATCAAGCTAATGAACATATAAATGACGCCAGTCCAAATCAGGTTGCTGAGAAGGTAGCTTCCAGAATCGCTGAGGGCTTCAGTGACACCGCGCTCATCATGATAGACAACACAAAGTTTACAATGGAGTGCATAGAACCCACCATTCATGTGTATGAGCATCATGAAAACAAATGGAGGTGCAGAGATCCACACTATGACTATTGTGAAGACTGGCCAGAAGCCCAGAGAATCTCGGCATCTCTCTTGGACAGCAGGTCTTATGAAACCCTTGTGGATTTTGATAACCACCTGGACGACATCCGAAATGATTGGACAAATCCAGAGATCAATAAAGCTGTTCTACACCTTTATTAA